ATAAACAAAGCCCTACGCGGGGGGTTGGGCGAAACTTTTAAGGAAGGCGAAAAGCTGGTAGGTATTATGCCTGTAGAATATGATCTCGCTGTAGAGACTTTTGTAAACCCTATAGATTTACCATTAATACATATTGGAGAGAGTGTTAGGGTTCAATTTGATGGCTGGCCTGCTATTTTCTTTAGTGGTTGGCCTAATGCATCTTACGGAACCTATGCAGGAAAAATTGTTGCTATAGAAACCTTTATAAGCGTTAATGGAAAATTTAGAATCCTCATTGCTCCCGATGATGCAGAGAATCCATGGCCTAAAAATATTCGTGTAGGCTCTGGTGCATATACTATAGCATTATTAGAAAACGTACCAATTTGGTATGAACTATGGCGCCAATTAAATGGTTTTCCACCTAATTATTACATCCGGGATAAAAAAGAATTAACTAAAGCTAAAAAGTAAATGACAATAGCTATTAAATATATCATTGCATTGATTTTGCTCGCTTTTGCAAAACCTGTGTTAAGCCAGAGTAGCATAGCTGAAACAGAACAAAACACAACTACTTCATTAGTACAAACACTTACTTTTGAAGAATATTTGGGCTATGTAAAAAAGTATCACCCACTAATGAAACAAGCCGAACTTACACTAAGTATAGGTGAGGCAAATTTGTTAAAAGCACGTGGTGGATTTGATCCAAAAATCGAAGTAGATTATGATCGAAAGAAATTTAAAAATACAGAATATTACGATCAATTAAGTGCTACTTTTAAAATACCCACTTGGTATGGTATTGAGTTTAAAGCAAATTTTGAAGAAAATACAGGCGAATTTCTAAATCCAAATCGTACTGTTCCTGATGAAGGGTTATATAGTGCAGGTGTTTCATTTTCGTTGGCTCAGGGGTTTTTAATTAACGAACGCATGGCCTCGCTTAAAAAAGCACGTTTTTTTAGGAAGCAAACAAAAGCCGATAGAGATGTACTTGTTAATATGTTATTGTTCGAAGCTAGTAAAGCGTACTTAGAATGGTTAAAAGCTACTAATGAACAGCTACTTTATACAACTTTTCTGAAAAATGCAAACATGCGCCTTGTAGCCGTAGAGCGAAGTGTTGAAACAGGTGAAAAAGCTGTTATTGACATTACTGAAGCCAGAATTACATTACAGAACAGACAACTTAATCTGGAAGCAGCTTCTTTAAAAAGAAAAAAGACAGCTCTAATAGTTAGTAATTATTTGTGGCTAAATGATATACCAATGGAGATTAAAGAGGATGTAGTACCGGTAGTACCAGAATTAAATACGTTAGAAGCTTCCCTCTTATTAGATGGCATTACGAATACTTCGGGATTACTTAACAATCACCCTAAATTATTAAGTCTTGATGCCAAAATTGAGGGGCTTACCGTAGAGCGTTCTTTAAAACTAAATAAATTATTGCCTAAAATAAATATTCAGTATAATTTCTTAACACCAAAAATTGATCAAATACGCACTTTTAATACTACGAACTACAAAGCATTTGTGAATTTTAGTTTACCATTATTTTTGCGCAAAGCAAGAGGAGATTTACGATTGGCTAATTTAAAATTACAAGATGCCAATCTTGAACGAGCATCGACAGCGGTCACTCTTCAAAATAAAATAGATGCTGTTTATGCAGAGATTAATTCACTTACTAGGCAAAATCAATTAATAAGAAATATCGTCATAGATTATGAAGCGTTAGTTAAAGCAGAAGAACGCAAATTCTTTTTAGGAGAAAGCTCGTTATTTATTATAAACTCACGGGAACAAAAATTACTCGATATACAGTTAAAAGAAAATATCCTACTTATTAAACGACTTATGACAACAGCTAGTTTATATAACACCTTGGGATTATCTGTTTAAATAAAAATTGTGAAAGCAATAACTTGTGGTTTCGTATATATATAGAAGAGAATATTCATGAAATCAAATCGGTTATTATTTCTACGAGAAAATAGAAATGTTTTTTTTGTTAGATAAACTGTTTGTCCAAAATATAACTTGGTGTAAGTCCTATTAAATTACAGATCTATCCTATTCTTTGAATGATGACGAGAATTATTTTTGTACATAAATAACGAATAGTAATTTATGTATTAGTAAAAGTAAACCGAATCGATATGAATCAGAAATGGGATAATAGGTATAAAGATCAAGAATTTGCTTATGGCAAAGAACCTAATGTGTTTTTTAAAGAATGGCTTCAGAAATTTGAACCAGGATCTATATTGATGCCAGCAGACGGGGAGGGGCGTAACGGAGTATTTGCAGCGCAACTTGGGTGGAAAGTAACTTCATTCGACCTAAGTATAGAGGGGCGGTCAAAAGCAATACAACTGGCAAAAAAGAATCATGTAACTCTTGAGTATATTGTAGGAGATCTAGAACAACTCAAATTTAAAAGAGAAACATTTGATATGATAGGACTTGTATATGCTCATTTTTCTGCCGAAAAGAAGTCAGTGTTTCACAAGAAATTAGACGACTATCTCAAAGAAGGCGGTATCGTTATTTTAGAAGCTTTTAGCAAAAATCATATACACCTTAGAAAGCTTAATCCTAAGGTTGGAGGTCCAAACGATATTGATATGCTATACTCTAAAGAAGAAATAATAGCCGACTTCAAAAATTATGAAATAGTAGTATTAGAGGAAGAAGAAGTTTTATTAAACGAAGGTAAATATCATATTGGAAAAGGATCCGTGATTAGATTTATAGCAAGAAAATTAGGGAGTAACTAACTATTAATATTTGTGATTTGCCCCTTTGTTCTTAAGAACAGATGATGATGTTAAACCCTAAACAATATTTTCTAAGAGAGGTTCGGCCATGGCTGCAGATACATCCTTGGTATCAATAGTAATAATATGTCCATGATACTTAAAATGATATCGAATATGAGTTGATACACCTCTATAAAACCATGCAGTATTTCCTGTGTAT
The sequence above is a segment of the Aquimarina spinulae genome. Coding sequences within it:
- a CDS encoding TolC family protein — its product is MTIAIKYIIALILLAFAKPVLSQSSIAETEQNTTTSLVQTLTFEEYLGYVKKYHPLMKQAELTLSIGEANLLKARGGFDPKIEVDYDRKKFKNTEYYDQLSATFKIPTWYGIEFKANFEENTGEFLNPNRTVPDEGLYSAGVSFSLAQGFLINERMASLKKARFFRKQTKADRDVLVNMLLFEASKAYLEWLKATNEQLLYTTFLKNANMRLVAVERSVETGEKAVIDITEARITLQNRQLNLEAASLKRKKTALIVSNYLWLNDIPMEIKEDVVPVVPELNTLEASLLLDGITNTSGLLNNHPKLLSLDAKIEGLTVERSLKLNKLLPKINIQYNFLTPKIDQIRTFNTTNYKAFVNFSLPLFLRKARGDLRLANLKLQDANLERASTAVTLQNKIDAVYAEINSLTRQNQLIRNIVIDYEALVKAEERKFFLGESSLFIINSREQKLLDIQLKENILLIKRLMTTASLYNTLGLSV
- a CDS encoding class I SAM-dependent methyltransferase, whose protein sequence is MNQKWDNRYKDQEFAYGKEPNVFFKEWLQKFEPGSILMPADGEGRNGVFAAQLGWKVTSFDLSIEGRSKAIQLAKKNHVTLEYIVGDLEQLKFKRETFDMIGLVYAHFSAEKKSVFHKKLDDYLKEGGIVILEAFSKNHIHLRKLNPKVGGPNDIDMLYSKEEIIADFKNYEIVVLEEEEVLLNEGKYHIGKGSVIRFIARKLGSN